The genomic stretch AATCGTGTTATTGATCTTTAATTTATAGGATTTCGCATTCCTTCAGCAAAGCATATCTTAAGATTTTTTATTTTTATCACAATGAAAATAAAAGCAACTACCTCCAGTCGGCAAAACATCTATTTCCAGCTATTTTTCTGGATCGCTTTGTTTCTGTTTGGAATAGCAAGAACTTATGACGACTACAATGGAGAAATGTTTAAACAGTTGGTGATTTATAATTTTTGTCATTGGATTTTTCAGATTTTAGCAGCCAATTTTATCTATTATACCCTGATTCTGCATCTTTTTGACCGAAAAAAATACACCGAATTCATATTCTGCCTTATTCTGAGTCTATATTGTATTTCGGTAGCCAACAGAATATTTATTGTTGATATTGCTGAGCCCTTTTTCACCCATGAGCCCAAAGACAGCATAATCAGTATTTTTACTGATATCAGGTACCTTCTGTTCCATTATACATTTCCCATCATCAGCGGGGCATTTATCTTTATTTCGATGATGTTTTTTATGCGGTATAAAGATGAAAAAGAAAATACCATTCAATTGGAAAAAGAAAAAGCCGAACTGGAATTGAAATCCTTGAAATCCCAGCTTAATCCTCATTTTCTGTTTAATACCCTCAATAATATCTATTCCCTGTCCATCACTAGTTCAGATAAAACATCCCAATCCATCAGCCAACTCTCAGATATTCTGGATTATATCCTTTACAAAGGACAGAAAAAATGGGTATCTGTTGCAGATGAACTGACGATCATTGATCAGTATATTGCCCTGGAAAGTCTACGATATGCTGATGATAGATTAAAAATAACCCAAAAAACAGCATTAACATCTGCCAATTCTATTCCGCCATTACTATATTTAACATTGGTAGAAAATTCCTTTAAACACGGTGCCGGAAAAAGCTCTGAACAAACGGAAATAAAAATAGAAGTGGAAACAAATATCAAAAATTCTGTTTTCAGAATTGAAAATACGTACAGCCATAGTGCTGACCA from Chryseobacterium indologenes encodes the following:
- a CDS encoding sensor histidine kinase; translation: MKIKATTSSRQNIYFQLFFWIALFLFGIARTYDDYNGEMFKQLVIYNFCHWIFQILAANFIYYTLILHLFDRKKYTEFIFCLILSLYCISVANRIFIVDIAEPFFTHEPKDSIISIFTDIRYLLFHYTFPIISGAFIFISMMFFMRYKDEKENTIQLEKEKAELELKSLKSQLNPHFLFNTLNNIYSLSITSSDKTSQSISQLSDILDYILYKGQKKWVSVADELTIIDQYIALESLRYADDRLKITQKTALTSANSIPPLLYLTLVENSFKHGAGKSSEQTEIKIEVETNIKNSVFRIENTYSHSADHNEKGIGLQNIQRQLEHHYQGNFTFRISQENNIFNVEITTPSQYD